One window of Populus nigra chromosome 5, ddPopNigr1.1, whole genome shotgun sequence genomic DNA carries:
- the LOC133695397 gene encoding peroxidase 10-like, translating into MVPNSLRGTSAAYVVFVYKLLLCTTALSHNTGLAFRQPVHGQDMEHSSFKLPFVHLLCLLLLCPLVSCQLNYKYYDYTCPNLTKIVRSGVWSAMTNDSRMAASLLRLHFHDCFVNGCDGSLLLDGGEKNAFPNRNSARGFEVIDDIKANLERACPATVSCTDILTLAAREAVYLSGGPYWFLPLGRRDGLTASESDANEQLPGFSEPLENITAKFTSKGLELKDVVVLSGAHTIGFAQCFTFKSRLFDFGGSGEPDPLLDTSLLTSLQSTCPNQDDSDTKLAPLDSASSSKFDNLYYKLLLNNSGLLQSDQALMGDNTTSSLVLNYSKFPYLFSKDFGASMVKMANIGVLTGQNGEIRKNCRLVN; encoded by the exons ATGGTACCAAACTCATTGAGAGGGACATCTGCAGCCTATGTTGTTTTTGTGTATAAATTGCTCCTATGTACCACTGCTTTGTCACACAATACTGGTTTAGCTTTTAGACAACCTGTTCACGGTCAAGATATGGAGCACTCCTCCTTTAAACTTCCCTTTGTTCACTTGCTTTGCCTTCTGCTGTTGTGTCCTCTGGTGTCATGCCAGCTTAATTATAAATACTATGATTACACATGTCCTAACCTCACAAAAATTGTTCGATCTGGTGTTTGGTCTGCTATGACAAATGATTCTAGGATGGCAGCTTCTCTGTTGAGGCTTCACTTTCATGATTGTTTCGTTAAT GGATGTGATGGGTCTTTGTTACTTGATGGAGGAGAGAAAAATGCATTTCCTAATCGAAACTCGGCTAGAGGTTTTGAAGTCATTGATGACATTAAAGCTAATTTGGAGAGAGCATGCCCAGCCACAGTTTCTTGTACTGATATACTGACTCTCGCGGCAAGAGAGGCAGTTTATCTT tctgGAGGCCCATATTGGTTTCTACCCTTAGGCCGCCGAGATGGCCTGACAGCAAGTGAGAGTGATGCTAATGAGCAGCTCCCAGGATTTTCTGAACCTTTAGAGAACATCACTGCAAAATTTACCTCAAAGGGTCTTGAACTGAAGGATGTGGTTGTGCTCTCAG gTGCACATACTATTGGATTTGCTCAGTGCTTCACATTTAAGTCTAGACTTTTTGACTTTGGAGGCTCTGGTGAACCAGATCCACTGCTTGATACATCACTTCTAACAAGTTTGCAAAGTACGTGCCCAAATCAAGATGATTCTGACACAAAATTGGCTCCATTGGATTCTGCTAGTTCCAGCAAGTTTGATAACTTGTATTACAAGCTTCTTTTGAACAATTCTGGGCTTCTCCAATCAGACCAAGCTCTCATGGGGGATAATACAACCTCTTCATTGGTCCTTAACTATAGCAAGTTCCCTTATTTGTTTTCCAAGGATTTTGGAGCATCAATGGTCAAGATGGCCAACATTGGTGTCCTTACAGGACAAAATGGGGAGATCAGGAAAAACTGTAGGTTGGTGAACTAG